Proteins encoded within one genomic window of Paraburkholderia sp. HP33-1:
- a CDS encoding sigma-70 family RNA polymerase sigma factor has product MKRTTDISLAQGKESHLRALFLRGLDGDGAGYRQFLAELGGHLRGFLRRRLHDRAADVEDLVQEILLAVHNARDTYRAEEPLTAWIHAIARYKLADYFRVRSRHDALNDPLDDAAELLAAPDLEPAQAKRDVVKLLEQLPDRQRLPIMHVKLEGLSVMETAKLTGLSESAVKVGVHRGLKALAARIRGTR; this is encoded by the coding sequence ATGAAGCGAACTACTGATATCTCCCTCGCGCAGGGGAAGGAGTCGCATCTGCGCGCCCTGTTCCTGCGCGGGCTGGACGGCGATGGTGCCGGATACCGGCAATTTCTCGCGGAACTGGGCGGGCACTTGCGTGGCTTTCTGCGGCGGCGGCTTCACGATCGTGCGGCCGATGTCGAGGATCTCGTGCAGGAGATATTGCTGGCAGTTCACAACGCAAGGGACACATATCGCGCGGAGGAGCCGCTGACCGCATGGATCCACGCAATCGCACGCTACAAGCTGGCAGATTACTTTCGGGTGCGCTCCCGGCACGACGCGCTGAACGATCCGCTCGACGATGCAGCCGAATTGCTCGCCGCACCTGATCTCGAGCCGGCGCAAGCAAAACGTGACGTCGTGAAGCTGCTGGAGCAGTTACCTGATCGCCAGCGTCTGCCGATCATGCATGTCAAACTCGAAGGACTATCCGTGATGGAGACCGCGAAGTTGACTGGCTTGTCGGAGTCGGCGGTCAAGGTCGGCGTGCATCGTGGACTCAAGGCATTGGCTGCAAGGATTCGAGGAACGCGATGA
- a CDS encoding NAD(P)/FAD-dependent oxidoreductase, with amino-acid sequence MPWLLLATRVWFGQIVLVHQIMAMAESNQGGVTGVRLHAPSSVDAALHGIVPLLLTAGLLTRPIALVLLVGGYGSIALGPGGATLVLLAWLVVLGPGTFSLDAMLGRGLAWAPLGPVRQIGKFYELIERYVSPALLLVSRAGIAASLCLACASTPSLFHQATHHSLVTLFVYPSWIAAMLAFCIAFGCMTRPAMFIYAAMVPLAGIAMSMDDRLAILLLLLMFVATGPGVISVDQLFTHWVLNSPGSAEGGLDRHPHVVVVGGGFGGIEAVRGLRNSQCRITLIDQRNHHLFQPLLYQIATAALSPGEIATPIRSLFRGQRNVQVRLGRVTGIDTATREVLIGVTSLKFDYLVLATGARHSYFGNDHWAPYAPGLKSIEDATSIRSRLLRAFEEAETAADEASRAAWLTFIVVGGGPTGIELAGAIAELAHHGMEQEYRTFDPSISRVIVVHAGPRVLPTFPPSLSAAAERSLRKLGVTVYLDTRVLGVDQDGADLGKERIASHTILWAAGVAASPVAKWLNQPEDASGRIRVNEDLSVPAVEGVYAIGDAASSLGWNGAAVPGLAPAAKQQGKYAARVIDAQLAGRRRPPPFRYRHFGSLATIGREAAVAEIGPIRMWGAPAWWFWGAAHIAFLTGGPNRVKVLLDWLWAYITFRRGTRLITDPASDRRSD; translated from the coding sequence ATGCCGTGGCTTCTTCTTGCCACGCGCGTCTGGTTCGGACAGATCGTGCTCGTGCATCAGATCATGGCCATGGCGGAAAGCAATCAAGGCGGCGTAACCGGCGTCAGATTGCATGCTCCGTCCAGCGTTGATGCAGCGCTTCACGGTATCGTGCCGCTCCTGCTCACCGCAGGCCTCCTCACCCGGCCCATAGCGCTGGTGTTGCTCGTTGGTGGATACGGATCGATCGCCCTCGGTCCGGGCGGCGCAACGCTGGTCCTGCTCGCGTGGCTGGTCGTGCTGGGTCCGGGAACGTTTTCCCTCGACGCGATGCTGGGGCGGGGCTTGGCGTGGGCTCCACTTGGGCCGGTCCGACAGATCGGGAAATTCTATGAGCTGATAGAACGATATGTGTCACCTGCGCTGCTGCTCGTTTCGCGCGCAGGCATAGCGGCATCGCTCTGTCTCGCTTGCGCATCGACGCCCTCCCTGTTCCATCAGGCCACTCATCACAGTCTGGTAACACTGTTTGTCTATCCATCATGGATCGCCGCGATGCTCGCATTCTGCATCGCTTTCGGCTGCATGACGCGACCGGCGATGTTCATCTATGCCGCCATGGTTCCACTCGCTGGCATAGCGATGTCCATGGACGACCGGCTCGCAATTCTCCTCCTATTACTTATGTTTGTAGCCACGGGGCCCGGCGTCATTTCGGTGGATCAGTTATTCACCCACTGGGTGCTCAACAGCCCGGGCAGCGCGGAAGGCGGGTTGGATCGGCATCCACATGTTGTGGTGGTAGGCGGTGGCTTTGGCGGGATCGAGGCAGTTCGCGGTCTACGCAATTCGCAGTGCCGGATCACCCTCATCGACCAGCGGAATCATCATCTGTTTCAGCCGCTGCTCTACCAGATCGCCACCGCAGCGTTGTCGCCCGGGGAAATCGCAACGCCGATCCGAAGCCTCTTTCGCGGACAACGAAACGTGCAGGTACGTCTGGGGAGAGTCACGGGCATCGACACCGCCACCCGCGAAGTGCTAATCGGCGTAACCAGCCTGAAATTCGACTATCTCGTACTGGCGACCGGCGCACGTCACAGTTACTTCGGCAACGATCATTGGGCGCCGTACGCGCCCGGGCTGAAGAGCATAGAGGACGCAACCTCCATCAGGAGCCGTCTGCTGCGGGCATTTGAAGAGGCGGAAACGGCCGCCGACGAAGCATCCCGTGCCGCGTGGCTAACGTTCATCGTCGTCGGCGGAGGACCAACGGGTATCGAGCTGGCCGGCGCCATCGCGGAACTGGCGCACCATGGGATGGAGCAGGAATATCGCACCTTCGATCCGTCGATATCGCGTGTCATCGTGGTTCATGCGGGCCCGCGCGTTCTGCCGACATTCCCGCCTTCCCTGTCTGCCGCCGCGGAACGTTCCCTTCGGAAGCTCGGTGTCACGGTCTACCTCGATACGAGAGTGCTGGGCGTGGATCAGGATGGCGCCGATCTCGGAAAAGAAAGAATTGCATCCCACACCATCCTGTGGGCTGCCGGGGTGGCGGCGTCTCCGGTTGCCAAATGGCTAAACCAGCCAGAGGACGCGTCGGGACGAATCAGGGTGAACGAAGACCTCTCTGTTCCGGCAGTTGAAGGCGTCTATGCAATTGGCGACGCTGCTTCGAGTCTGGGCTGGAACGGAGCAGCGGTGCCGGGGTTGGCGCCTGCCGCGAAACAGCAGGGAAAATATGCTGCGCGGGTGATCGACGCGCAGCTTGCGGGACGCCGTCGTCCACCACCGTTTCGATACAGACATTTCGGAAGCCTCGCGACAATCGGGCGCGAGGCCGCAGTGGCGGAAATCGGCCCCATCCGCATGTGGGGTGCGCCAGCATGGTGGTTCTGGGGCGCCGCACATATCGCATTCCTCACCGGCGGGCCGAACAGAGTGAAGGTCCTGCTGGATTGGCTCTGGGCCTATATCACCTTCCGACGCGGCACGAGACTCATTACCGATCCGGCTTCCGACAGGCGGTCGGATTGA
- a CDS encoding ABC transporter ATP-binding protein, with product MIAASLRAVTRIYGEGAAAVVAVANGSFDIADSRFTVLSGPSGSGKTTLLNLLGGLDRVTSGDLTVAGESIKAMTDDRLADFRARHIGFVFQSFNLLPVLSAYENVEYPLVLLGASRAERRKRSLDLLNAVGLVDKAHRLPGELSGGQQQRVAIARALVTGPSLVLADEPTANLDSASGTAIIKLMRDMQLERQTSFVFSSHDPQVLACADDVVVIRDGRVVEIRRAETVEGQPS from the coding sequence ATGATCGCAGCCAGCTTGAGGGCGGTAACGAGAATCTATGGTGAGGGAGCTGCTGCGGTCGTGGCAGTGGCCAACGGGTCATTCGACATCGCCGACAGCCGCTTTACCGTGCTATCCGGCCCGTCGGGCAGCGGCAAGACAACCTTGCTGAATCTGCTAGGCGGCCTCGATCGCGTCACTAGCGGCGATCTGACCGTAGCAGGTGAATCCATTAAAGCGATGACCGATGACCGCCTTGCGGATTTCAGGGCGCGTCATATCGGCTTTGTCTTCCAGTCGTTCAATCTGCTCCCCGTGCTCAGCGCATACGAGAACGTCGAGTACCCGCTGGTGCTGCTGGGCGCATCCAGGGCGGAGCGTCGCAAACGTTCCCTCGACCTGCTCAACGCAGTGGGTCTCGTCGATAAAGCCCACCGTCTGCCGGGCGAACTATCGGGCGGCCAGCAGCAACGCGTCGCGATTGCCCGCGCGCTAGTCACGGGTCCGTCCCTGGTGCTGGCCGACGAACCGACCGCGAATCTGGACAGCGCAAGCGGCACAGCCATCATCAAGCTCATGCGAGACATGCAACTCGAGCGCCAGACTTCATTCGTGTTTTCTTCACACGATCCGCAGGTGCTCGCGTGCGCGGATGACGTCGTGGTGATCCGCGACGGCCGCGTCGTCGAAATCCGTCGCGCCGAAACAGTCGAAGGACAACCATCATGA
- the tssA gene encoding type VI secretion system protein TssA has protein sequence MNPIFDIEALLQPISSDLPAGVSLLHDPAVAAIKEARREDDSTLPLGVWQSELKVADWAAVEMGCRTLLIERSKDLMLAAWLGESWLLRHGCTALPVCFDLVYELCARYWETLHPLPRDGDFSYRTAPLEWVERNYPALLEGRIGLCAGPNGSTLTLARWERAQRETVALKDRKDVPAAKREESARAMAELIKAVQAASPAALLDQLQAIGAARAAVEKLNTWCDEALGAEAPGFARTKSTLGTMDGLLRTWLTMHHNWKEDAMVEVAPIQVASASADAAQEIRATAPPGVPQSRGEAYRMLAVIAEYLMRYEPHSPVPYMLKRAVDWGGKPLPELLMELMAGENGRALAGALGLLPEGAQ, from the coding sequence ATGAATCCGATATTCGACATTGAAGCACTGCTCCAGCCGATATCGAGCGACCTGCCCGCGGGCGTTTCGCTGCTTCACGATCCCGCCGTCGCGGCGATCAAGGAGGCCCGCCGCGAGGATGACTCGACATTGCCGCTCGGAGTCTGGCAAAGCGAGCTAAAGGTCGCGGACTGGGCCGCAGTCGAAATGGGATGTCGCACGCTGCTGATCGAACGCAGCAAGGACCTGATGCTCGCCGCGTGGCTGGGCGAAAGCTGGCTGCTTCGGCATGGCTGCACGGCGCTGCCGGTTTGTTTTGATTTGGTCTACGAATTGTGTGCCCGTTATTGGGAGACGCTGCACCCATTACCGCGTGATGGCGATTTTTCCTATCGGACTGCGCCGCTGGAGTGGGTCGAGCGGAACTATCCGGCCCTGCTCGAGGGACGCATCGGTCTATGTGCGGGGCCGAACGGCTCCACATTGACGCTGGCGCGCTGGGAGCGTGCCCAGCGCGAAACCGTTGCTCTTAAGGATCGCAAGGATGTTCCGGCCGCCAAGCGCGAGGAATCCGCGCGCGCGATGGCGGAACTGATCAAGGCCGTACAGGCGGCTTCGCCGGCCGCTCTATTGGACCAGCTCCAGGCGATTGGCGCCGCTCGGGCGGCCGTCGAGAAACTCAACACGTGGTGCGACGAGGCGCTCGGTGCCGAAGCACCGGGATTCGCGCGGACGAAGAGCACGCTCGGCACGATGGACGGGCTCTTGCGGACGTGGCTCACGATGCATCACAACTGGAAGGAAGATGCGATGGTTGAAGTCGCGCCGATTCAGGTGGCGTCCGCGTCCGCCGACGCCGCACAGGAAATACGTGCAACCGCGCCGCCTGGTGTGCCGCAGTCGCGCGGCGAGGCGTATCGAATGCTTGCCGTTATTGCGGAGTACTTGATGCGCTATGAGCCGCACAGTCCCGTGCCTTATATGCTCAAGCGGGCAGTGGATTGGGGCGGGAAACCGCTGCCTGAGTTGCTGATGGAGTTGATGGCCGGGGAGAATGGCAGGGCGTTGGCGGGGGCGTTGGGGTTGTTGCCGGAGGGTGCGCAGTAG
- a CDS encoding LytR/AlgR family response regulator transcription factor codes for MPTALIADDEPNLSAELASRLAHFWPELQIVAISDNGVDALAELNAKQPDFAFLDIRMPGVDGLQIARLLSNTRAVFVTAYDEYAVQAFETSAVDYLLKPLNDERLLRCIAKLQRGNRLAPDLTNTASIVSANDAAPIKWLTVGLKDATHLVSIDDVLYFKATDKYTEVVTRERRHIIRTSLKDLVPRLDADSFAQVHRSAIVAYAAIDRVERDLLGRFRIHLVGCADLLPVSRACVGLFKQM; via the coding sequence ATGCCAACTGCCCTGATCGCCGACGATGAACCGAACCTGTCCGCCGAACTCGCTTCGCGTCTGGCGCACTTCTGGCCAGAGCTACAGATCGTCGCGATATCGGATAACGGCGTGGACGCGTTAGCTGAGTTGAATGCCAAACAACCGGATTTTGCTTTTCTCGACATCCGGATGCCCGGTGTCGACGGACTCCAGATAGCGCGATTGCTTTCGAACACACGAGCGGTATTCGTCACCGCTTACGACGAGTACGCGGTACAAGCTTTTGAAACTTCGGCCGTCGACTATCTTCTGAAGCCGCTGAACGACGAGCGGCTCCTCCGCTGCATTGCGAAATTGCAACGCGGCAACCGGCTTGCCCCAGATCTCACCAACACAGCGTCCATCGTTTCGGCCAATGACGCCGCGCCGATAAAATGGCTGACGGTAGGGCTGAAAGATGCGACCCATCTGGTGTCGATCGACGACGTCCTGTACTTCAAGGCGACCGACAAGTACACGGAAGTCGTGACCCGCGAGCGTAGACACATTATCCGGACGTCACTCAAAGATCTGGTGCCCCGTCTCGACGCCGACAGTTTTGCGCAAGTGCATCGAAGCGCCATCGTGGCGTATGCGGCAATTGACCGGGTTGAACGCGATCTGCTCGGCCGGTTCCGTATTCATTTGGTTGGCTGTGCGGATCTCTTGCCGGTCAGTCGCGCTTGCGTTGGCCTCTTCAAGCAAATGTGA
- a CDS encoding SET domain-containing protein has product MRLRRITARRSPVHGKGLFALRPLAAGERLIEYKGDVTTWRRAAARQQSVAGHTFVFGLSSGRVIDGSRGGNSARFLNHACMPNCEAIEVGDRVFIHALVAIAAGEELFIDYGLAVDSEVTEEVRVQYSCRCGASACRQSMPGAGQS; this is encoded by the coding sequence ATGCGACTGCGACGTATCACGGCACGGCGCTCACCGGTGCACGGCAAGGGGCTGTTCGCATTGCGGCCGCTTGCCGCCGGTGAGCGACTGATCGAATACAAGGGTGACGTCACCACCTGGCGTCGTGCAGCCGCCCGCCAGCAATCGGTGGCCGGACATACCTTCGTGTTCGGCCTGAGCAGCGGACGCGTGATCGATGGCAGCCGCGGCGGGAACAGTGCGCGTTTCCTCAACCATGCCTGCATGCCAAACTGCGAAGCGATCGAGGTCGGCGACCGTGTGTTCATTCACGCGCTCGTCGCTATTGCTGCGGGCGAGGAGTTGTTCATCGACTACGGCCTTGCCGTCGACAGCGAGGTTACAGAAGAAGTGCGTGTCCAGTACTCATGTCGTTGTGGCGCTTCGGCGTGCAGGCAATCGATGCCAGGCGCGGGTCAGTCATAG
- a CDS encoding ABC transporter permease, with the protein MKTLLLAFRNLLRNRRRSSTTMLAMVSGLAAVLLFGGYTTDINYGLQSNYVRQSGHLQLQHSNYFLYGSGDPVSYGIDNYEHVIDVLRGDPQLASLVTVITPVLSINGIAGNFSAGVSRTVFGVGMVVADQNRMRTWNDYGFPDRPRQLKLTDSGPDAAVIGTGVARVLRLCDKLDVPHCTGQDAQAPVQVKTVAAAPPDIAALSANETAAKPKTPSAHIELLASNAYGAPNIAELNVVQAQRQGVKEVDDMFVQLHLPQAQRLVYGGGQSKVTAIELQLHHTDQLPQARARLNALLSSSLQGEPLEVLDFATLNAQYGQITGMFGAVFGFIAVLIATVVMFTVSNTMNMAVMERTNEIGTLRAIGVRRAGIRRMFVYEGFLLGVCGAAVGVLCALGAGALINHAGLHWVPPGQTEPVALTVRVWGEIAMIARYAVGVVLVATFSAWWPARRAARMPIVDSLRFA; encoded by the coding sequence ATGAAAACCCTCCTCCTCGCTTTCCGCAACCTGCTACGCAACCGGCGCCGTTCTTCGACCACGATGCTGGCCATGGTCAGCGGCCTCGCCGCGGTACTCCTGTTCGGCGGCTACACAACGGACATCAATTACGGACTGCAAAGCAACTACGTCAGGCAGAGCGGCCATCTGCAATTGCAGCACAGCAATTACTTTCTGTACGGCAGTGGCGACCCCGTGTCTTACGGCATCGACAACTATGAACATGTCATCGACGTACTGCGCGGTGATCCGCAGCTGGCATCGCTGGTGACAGTCATTACCCCGGTCCTGTCCATTAACGGCATTGCCGGCAATTTTTCCGCCGGTGTATCGCGCACCGTGTTCGGTGTCGGCATGGTCGTCGCCGATCAGAATCGCATGCGGACGTGGAATGATTACGGGTTTCCCGACCGCCCCCGCCAGTTGAAGCTAACGGACAGCGGCCCCGACGCCGCGGTGATTGGTACAGGGGTGGCGCGCGTACTGCGCCTGTGCGACAAACTCGACGTGCCCCACTGCACCGGACAGGATGCGCAAGCCCCCGTCCAGGTGAAAACGGTCGCCGCCGCGCCGCCCGACATTGCCGCGCTATCAGCCAATGAAACCGCAGCCAAGCCTAAAACACCCAGTGCCCACATCGAGTTGCTGGCATCGAATGCCTATGGCGCACCCAATATCGCTGAATTGAATGTCGTCCAGGCGCAGCGTCAGGGCGTGAAAGAAGTCGACGACATGTTCGTGCAACTGCATCTTCCCCAAGCGCAGCGGCTGGTCTACGGCGGTGGGCAATCCAAAGTGACGGCAATCGAGTTGCAGCTTCATCACACGGATCAGTTGCCGCAAGCGCGAGCACGCCTGAACGCGTTGCTCTCATCGTCGTTGCAAGGTGAGCCCCTCGAAGTTCTGGATTTCGCCACGCTCAACGCGCAATACGGCCAGATTACCGGCATGTTCGGCGCGGTCTTCGGCTTCATTGCCGTGCTGATCGCGACCGTCGTCATGTTCACTGTCAGCAATACGATGAATATGGCGGTCATGGAGCGAACCAATGAAATCGGCACATTGCGCGCAATCGGCGTGCGGCGCGCTGGAATCCGCCGGATGTTCGTCTACGAGGGCTTTCTGCTTGGCGTCTGCGGTGCTGCCGTTGGTGTCTTGTGTGCCCTTGGGGCCGGTGCTCTTATCAATCACGCCGGCCTGCATTGGGTACCGCCTGGCCAGACTGAACCCGTGGCGTTGACAGTACGCGTATGGGGGGAGATCGCCATGATCGCGCGTTACGCGGTTGGTGTGGTGCTGGTAGCAACATTCTCGGCATGGTGGCCTGCTCGCCGGGCAGCCCGTATGCCCATCGTCGATTCGCTGCGCTTCGCCTGA
- a CDS encoding DUF1488 family protein, giving the protein METLDLEPQLLDARRGVSFSLARPHGIVECVIAVEALQEYFWLEPNADDFHILEAFRSGYGRIRAVAERKVLAHPTKPLELTAEDFARL; this is encoded by the coding sequence ATGGAAACACTCGACCTCGAACCCCAGTTGCTTGACGCCCGCCGCGGCGTGTCCTTCAGCCTCGCACGACCGCATGGCATCGTTGAATGCGTGATTGCGGTCGAGGCACTCCAGGAATACTTCTGGCTCGAACCCAACGCTGATGACTTCCACATCCTCGAGGCTTTCCGGAGCGGCTATGGCCGCATCCGTGCGGTCGCCGAGCGCAAGGTGCTCGCCCATCCCACCAAGCCCCTTGAGCTGACAGCTGAGGATTTCGCGCGACTGTGA
- a CDS encoding BON domain-containing protein, protein MNVNGASRKIGAILAMVIMSSGSIDANAQTGMNTRAGATVQSVAYSTSRLQNRPDSAVSRDVRSALRRTPNLDASGIRVGARLGIVTLTGWVPERRQIAIAGNAARSVRGVRSVSNQLILRNSR, encoded by the coding sequence ATGAACGTGAATGGTGCGAGCAGAAAAATCGGCGCGATCCTGGCTATGGTCATCATGAGTAGTGGATCGATCGATGCGAACGCGCAGACGGGCATGAACACGCGGGCCGGCGCGACGGTGCAAAGCGTGGCGTACTCGACGTCGCGGCTTCAGAACAGGCCGGACAGTGCCGTGAGTCGTGACGTCCGCAGCGCCCTCAGACGCACACCGAACCTGGATGCTTCAGGGATTCGGGTCGGGGCGCGCCTTGGCATCGTTACGCTCACCGGATGGGTACCGGAGCGAAGGCAGATCGCGATCGCTGGCAACGCGGCAAGATCAGTGCGCGGAGTCAGGTCGGTGTCGAACCAGTTGATCTTGCGAAACAGCCGTTAA
- a CDS encoding outer membrane lipoprotein-sorting protein, translated as MKLTSLITRAGALLMASTAVCAAPSAQQLLMDSDAIRNPDKPFSLTTTLIEFRQGQQTATDVLTVYSKADPADGQFRSLVQFQSPARDTNKLLLKNGNDLWFYDPSSQASVRLSPQQRLLGQASNGDVVTVNWAKDYDARLSGEEDIADGDRQTRHCYKLDLTARTPDVTYHAIELWIDSASKWPIKARFMSESGNLLKTTYFRRFQTALGMTRPTEMIIIDGLDPAWVTVMRYGDYAWRDIPDAWLQRAYLSRFKSQ; from the coding sequence ATGAAGCTCACATCGCTCATTACGCGTGCCGGCGCACTGCTGATGGCATCGACCGCCGTCTGCGCCGCGCCTTCAGCGCAACAACTGCTGATGGACAGTGACGCCATCCGCAATCCCGACAAGCCGTTCAGCCTGACCACAACCCTCATCGAGTTTCGTCAGGGGCAGCAAACGGCGACCGACGTGTTGACCGTGTATTCGAAAGCCGATCCGGCCGACGGCCAGTTCAGGAGTCTCGTCCAGTTCCAGAGTCCCGCTCGCGACACGAACAAGCTGTTGCTCAAGAACGGCAACGACCTCTGGTTCTACGACCCGTCGAGCCAGGCAAGTGTGCGCCTGTCACCGCAACAGCGCCTGTTGGGACAAGCGTCCAATGGTGACGTCGTGACCGTGAACTGGGCGAAAGACTACGACGCGAGGCTGAGCGGCGAGGAAGATATCGCCGACGGCGACCGTCAGACCCGGCACTGCTACAAACTGGACCTGACTGCGCGTACGCCGGACGTGACCTATCACGCCATCGAACTCTGGATCGACAGCGCGAGCAAATGGCCGATCAAGGCCCGCTTCATGTCGGAGAGCGGCAACTTACTGAAAACCACGTATTTCCGTCGATTCCAGACGGCACTCGGCATGACGCGGCCGACTGAAATGATCATCATCGACGGCCTCGATCCCGCCTGGGTCACCGTCATGCGTTATGGCGACTACGCGTGGCGCGATATACCCGATGCGTGGCTGCAACGTGCGTACCTTTCGCGTTTCAAATCGCAGTAA
- a CDS encoding DUF1109 domain-containing protein, with the protein MNTDEFISLLAAGVSPVDRHVIAKRFCVAVLVGAAAATLITATLLGIRRDLTEVALKPIFWAKIALPLCLMIGSLWMSTRLSRPGVRAGGSGWLIAAPVAAVWLASAYVLMAAPKDARLAIVLGETWRVCPFLIAMLAVPGFAAVFWALKGLAPTRLAVSGAAGGLLAGAIAALAYCLHCPEMGIPFWGVWYLLGMLVPTLIGALLGPRLLRW; encoded by the coding sequence ATGAATACGGATGAATTCATTTCCCTGCTGGCGGCCGGTGTTTCGCCGGTGGACCGTCACGTGATCGCGAAACGCTTTTGCGTCGCAGTACTGGTTGGCGCGGCTGCTGCGACGCTGATCACGGCGACGCTGCTCGGCATCCGGCGTGACCTCACCGAAGTTGCACTCAAGCCTATCTTCTGGGCCAAGATCGCGCTGCCGTTATGTCTGATGATAGGCTCGCTGTGGATGTCGACGCGGCTCTCGCGGCCAGGCGTGCGCGCGGGTGGCAGCGGCTGGTTGATTGCTGCGCCGGTCGCGGCGGTGTGGCTGGCGTCAGCGTATGTATTGATGGCTGCGCCCAAGGACGCTCGGCTCGCGATCGTGCTCGGCGAAACCTGGCGAGTCTGTCCGTTCCTTATCGCGATGCTGGCGGTTCCCGGCTTTGCTGCGGTGTTTTGGGCGCTCAAAGGACTGGCGCCGACGCGGCTCGCTGTCTCGGGTGCGGCGGGAGGCTTGCTGGCCGGTGCGATTGCGGCGCTCGCGTATTGCCTGCATTGTCCGGAAATGGGCATCCCGTTCTGGGGTGTCTGGTATTTGCTAGGGATGCTGGTGCCGACGTTGATCGGTGCGCTGCTCGGTCCGCGTCTTTTGCGCTGGTAA